In a genomic window of Sulfurisphaera tokodaii str. 7:
- a CDS encoding sulfurtransferase, which translates to MSQTIQQQVVVDTKWLLEHLKDPNVRIVEVDYDPNTAYNVWHIQGAVLIRWREDLRHPVIRDFIEPSDFEKLMESKGISNNTTVVLYGDYNNWFAVYTFWLFKAYGHEDVRILNGGRTKWAKENLPTEQGPKEPQYPKGSYKVKKVDWGSHRAFFWEVLQRVTKGEVGKTTILVDVRSPKEYTGEIRAPPEYADEQTQVGGHIPGAISFPWSQAVNPETGEFKPIEELRRLVESSGISQDKEIITYCRIGERAAHTWFVLKYLLGYPAVRVYDGSWAEWGNIVGAPVKKGNEP; encoded by the coding sequence ATGTCACAAACAATACAACAACAAGTTGTAGTTGATACTAAATGGCTGTTAGAGCATTTAAAGGATCCTAATGTTAGGATTGTGGAAGTGGATTACGACCCCAACACTGCATACAACGTATGGCATATTCAAGGAGCAGTACTAATAAGATGGAGAGAAGATTTAAGACATCCGGTAATAAGGGACTTCATAGAACCTAGTGATTTTGAAAAGTTAATGGAATCTAAAGGGATAAGTAATAATACTACAGTTGTACTCTACGGAGATTACAATAATTGGTTTGCAGTATATACATTCTGGCTGTTCAAAGCTTATGGACATGAAGATGTGAGAATATTAAATGGTGGGAGAACTAAATGGGCTAAAGAAAACTTACCTACAGAACAAGGACCTAAAGAGCCTCAATATCCTAAAGGGTCATATAAGGTTAAAAAAGTAGATTGGGGAAGTCATAGAGCCTTCTTCTGGGAAGTACTTCAAAGAGTAACTAAAGGTGAAGTTGGAAAAACCACAATATTAGTTGATGTGAGGTCACCTAAGGAGTATACTGGAGAGATTAGAGCTCCCCCTGAATATGCTGATGAACAAACACAAGTTGGTGGTCATATCCCTGGAGCAATTAGTTTTCCATGGTCACAAGCAGTTAACCCAGAAACAGGGGAATTTAAACCAATAGAAGAATTGAGGAGATTAGTAGAGAGTTCTGGAATATCACAAGATAAGGAGATAATAACGTATTGTAGAATAGGAGAGAGGGCTGCTCATACATGGTTTGTTTTGAAATACTTATTAGGCTATCCTGCAGTAAGAGTATACGACGGCTCATGGGCTGAGTGGGGAAACATAGTAGGAGCGCCAGTCAAAAAAGGAAATGAACCATGA
- a CDS encoding nitrite/sulfite reductase: MIIPINPNFKTKPEEYSEEEKIKLMTKGLTQDSLGIYNSLSDLTKDDIEKEISQIVKSFGIYLEFNRDKMKFDRVKDWIYMIRVAIPGGGPISSDQWRILDEVANKYTVSNAYTGYPQPSLKLTTRQDVQFHNVKKKDLVNAIRDIVQSKFYTLNGCGDNVRNTISCPISSYYGFDINRLAKKIAEYFRLPSKLYIQVFELDPNISSELENRESFQYSDNLLPRKFKIAIAGIIKINGSYVIDNCVEVRANDIGIVPVIEEGKIEGYQIYVGGSMGENNSYPTFSALALPIGTVSEEELVRVLDAIVRIQQEWGDRKNRHWARLKYLVYKMGVEWIREKVKEYSGIELGEIKDIDLSFKELHLGWIKLGDKWGYGIFIENGRVIDGKNGKVKSMIRYIVDNYYDVKLFITPNQHLIITQIDQREEFEKIFKEFGYGIRDGKAYSKLRINSIACVGFPTCKLSFTDSERFLPSLIDELERRGFSNVSASVGISGCVAQCSRPATHPISWVGSGYELYMLKIGGSNDHIGEPLIDWEENVIYLYQVPSKRLADVTEALLQLYEKNKDLGKDAGEVFRKLGNKKIIEYLKSHEKTRDLMKPHKFDTKIEGYREYHELLKQRINEVIKFKQG, encoded by the coding sequence GTGATCATACCAATAAATCCCAACTTTAAAACGAAGCCTGAAGAGTATAGTGAAGAGGAAAAGATAAAACTGATGACTAAAGGTTTAACACAAGATTCCTTAGGAATTTATAACTCGCTTAGCGATTTAACAAAAGACGACATAGAAAAAGAAATATCACAGATAGTTAAAAGTTTTGGTATCTACTTAGAATTTAATAGAGATAAGATGAAGTTTGATAGGGTTAAGGATTGGATTTACATGATTAGGGTAGCAATTCCCGGAGGAGGTCCTATAAGTTCTGATCAGTGGAGAATACTCGATGAAGTTGCAAATAAGTATACTGTTTCAAATGCATATACTGGTTATCCACAACCCTCATTAAAGTTGACTACTAGACAAGATGTTCAATTCCATAATGTTAAAAAGAAGGATCTGGTTAATGCAATAAGAGATATAGTTCAATCCAAATTCTATACGTTAAATGGGTGTGGAGATAATGTAAGAAATACGATATCTTGCCCTATATCATCATATTACGGTTTTGATATAAATAGGCTTGCCAAGAAAATAGCTGAGTATTTTAGACTACCATCAAAACTTTATATTCAAGTATTCGAGCTAGATCCGAATATTTCAAGTGAACTGGAAAATAGGGAGTCCTTTCAGTATTCAGATAATTTATTACCTAGAAAATTCAAGATTGCAATTGCAGGAATTATTAAAATTAATGGTAGCTACGTTATTGATAATTGCGTAGAGGTTAGGGCTAATGATATAGGTATAGTTCCAGTAATAGAAGAAGGTAAAATAGAAGGTTATCAAATATACGTTGGCGGCTCAATGGGAGAAAATAATTCATATCCTACTTTCTCAGCTTTAGCATTACCTATAGGGACTGTTAGTGAAGAAGAATTAGTAAGAGTTTTAGATGCTATAGTTAGGATACAACAAGAATGGGGTGATAGAAAGAATCGTCATTGGGCTAGGTTGAAATATTTAGTATATAAAATGGGAGTAGAATGGATAAGGGAGAAAGTAAAGGAGTACTCTGGCATAGAATTAGGAGAAATTAAGGATATTGATCTTAGTTTCAAAGAATTACATCTAGGGTGGATTAAATTAGGAGATAAATGGGGTTACGGAATTTTCATTGAAAATGGAAGAGTTATTGATGGAAAGAACGGTAAGGTAAAGAGTATGATAAGATATATTGTAGATAATTATTACGATGTAAAACTGTTTATAACTCCTAATCAGCATTTAATAATTACTCAAATAGATCAAAGAGAGGAATTTGAAAAGATATTTAAGGAATTCGGTTACGGAATCAGAGATGGAAAGGCATATTCTAAATTGAGAATTAATTCTATAGCTTGTGTAGGATTTCCTACTTGTAAGTTATCGTTTACTGACTCTGAAAGATTCCTTCCATCACTTATCGATGAGTTAGAGAGGAGAGGTTTTTCTAACGTTTCAGCGTCTGTAGGTATTTCTGGTTGTGTGGCACAATGCTCCAGGCCAGCTACTCATCCCATAAGCTGGGTAGGTAGTGGTTATGAGCTTTATATGTTAAAGATAGGAGGCTCTAACGACCATATAGGAGAACCCTTAATAGATTGGGAGGAGAACGTAATTTATTTATATCAAGTACCTTCTAAAAGATTAGCTGATGTTACTGAGGCATTACTACAGCTTTATGAAAAGAATAAGGACTTAGGAAAAGATGCAGGAGAAGTGTTTAGAAAATTAGGCAATAAGAAGATAATTGAATATTTGAAAAGTCATGAGAAGACTAGAGATTTAATGAAACCACACAAATTTGATACAAAAATAGAGGGATATAGGGAATACCACGAATTATTAAAGCAGAGAATAAATGAGGTGATAAAATTTAAACAAGGGTAA
- a CDS encoding phosphoadenylyl-sulfate reductase — protein sequence MISREELEKLNSYFEEKEPIEILKWGIEKFHPKITLACSLQAEDLVILDMLSKIVKRPKVFIIDTGRLHQETYDLIEQITSKYDVDLSIYFPDYKEVEEMVKKYGINLFYKSIELRKLCCEIRKVRPLKRALEGMDAWITGLRREQNFTRSKIRKIEIDEINGGIVKLNPLADWVYEQVWDYIKKNNVPYNKLYDKGYKSIGCVPCTRPVKPWEHPRAGRWWWEQSGDKECGLHYREVK from the coding sequence ATGATAAGCAGAGAAGAACTTGAAAAACTCAACAGTTACTTCGAAGAGAAAGAGCCAATAGAAATCTTAAAATGGGGTATAGAAAAGTTCCACCCTAAAATAACATTAGCGTGCAGTCTTCAAGCAGAAGATTTAGTAATATTAGACATGCTTAGTAAAATAGTGAAAAGACCAAAGGTTTTCATAATAGATACTGGGAGATTACATCAAGAAACTTACGATTTGATAGAACAGATTACAAGTAAATACGACGTAGATTTATCGATATACTTCCCAGATTATAAAGAGGTAGAGGAAATGGTCAAAAAATATGGAATAAATCTATTTTATAAAAGTATCGAGCTTAGAAAATTATGCTGTGAAATTAGGAAAGTAAGGCCTTTAAAGAGAGCTTTAGAGGGGATGGATGCATGGATAACAGGGCTTAGAAGGGAACAAAATTTCACTAGAAGCAAAATAAGGAAAATTGAAATTGATGAGATTAATGGAGGAATAGTAAAACTAAATCCTTTAGCAGATTGGGTTTATGAACAAGTATGGGATTATATAAAGAAGAATAACGTTCCTTACAATAAGCTTTACGATAAGGGCTATAAGAGCATTGGCTGTGTACCATGTACGAGACCTGTAAAGCCTTGGGAACACCCTAGGGCAGGTAGATGGTGGTGGGAACAAAGTGGAGATAAAGAATGTGGATTACATTATAGGGAGGTGAAGTGA
- the sat gene encoding sulfate adenylyltransferase — MTQFIGHGRVEVVERTLRDFSEFKELNKIDVRRQLAHEIIGIAFGFFSPLKGFMTFNEVDSVVNDMRLPNGILWPIPLVFDVNETNGIKEGDVIGITYMGKPLAIMHVKEIFTYDKAYMAEKVYKTRDIKHPGVKRTLNYANKFIGGDIWLIKEPKFSHPYTDFWLTPRQHREVFERKGWKNIVAFQTRNVPHTGHEYLMKYAWFAANGSEKVEEPKTGILVNVVIGEKRIGDYIDEAILLTHDALSKYGYISRRIHMLSFTLWDMRYAGPREAVLHAIIRSNIGCTHHVFGRDHAGVGNYYSPYEAHKIFDMIDEKDLIIKPIFLRENYYCPKCGSIENEMLCDHKDERQEFSGSLLRSVILDEVKPTKMVMRPEVFDILMKAAKEYGFGSPFVTEEYLEKRRKIFDLGDY; from the coding sequence ATGACCCAATTTATAGGGCACGGAAGAGTTGAGGTAGTTGAAAGAACTCTTAGGGATTTTAGTGAGTTTAAGGAGTTAAATAAAATTGACGTGAGAAGGCAGTTGGCCCATGAAATAATAGGAATAGCCTTTGGTTTTTTCTCTCCGCTTAAAGGTTTCATGACTTTTAACGAAGTAGATTCAGTTGTTAATGATATGAGACTTCCAAATGGAATATTATGGCCTATCCCATTGGTTTTTGATGTAAATGAAACAAACGGAATAAAGGAAGGTGATGTTATAGGAATTACATATATGGGAAAACCATTGGCAATAATGCATGTTAAGGAGATATTTACTTATGACAAAGCCTATATGGCTGAGAAAGTGTATAAGACTAGGGATATTAAGCATCCTGGTGTGAAAAGAACACTAAATTATGCTAATAAATTCATAGGTGGTGATATTTGGTTAATAAAAGAGCCTAAATTTTCCCATCCTTACACTGATTTTTGGTTAACTCCAAGGCAACATAGAGAGGTGTTTGAAAGGAAAGGCTGGAAAAATATAGTAGCGTTCCAAACCAGAAATGTACCTCATACGGGTCATGAGTATTTAATGAAATATGCTTGGTTTGCTGCAAATGGAAGTGAGAAAGTTGAAGAGCCAAAAACCGGGATTTTAGTTAATGTAGTAATAGGTGAAAAGAGAATAGGGGATTACATAGATGAGGCCATCCTACTAACTCATGATGCTCTATCTAAATATGGTTACATTAGCAGGAGAATTCATATGCTCTCATTTACCTTATGGGATATGAGATATGCTGGACCTAGAGAAGCTGTACTTCATGCTATAATTAGAAGTAATATAGGTTGTACTCATCATGTATTTGGAAGAGATCATGCTGGAGTTGGAAACTATTATTCACCTTATGAAGCCCATAAAATTTTTGATATGATTGACGAGAAGGACTTAATTATAAAGCCAATATTCTTGAGGGAGAATTATTACTGCCCTAAGTGCGGAAGCATAGAAAATGAAATGTTATGTGATCATAAGGATGAAAGGCAGGAGTTTAGTGGAAGTTTACTAAGGAGCGTTATATTGGATGAAGTTAAGCCTACTAAGATGGTCATGAGACCGGAAGTTTTTGATATCCTAATGAAAGCTGCTAAGGAGTATGGTTTTGGAAGCCCATTCGTGACTGAAGAATATTTAGAGAAAAGAAGGAAAATATTCGATTTAGGTGATTACTAA
- a CDS encoding DUF6955 family protein, with amino-acid sequence MKIFIWLNEEMSKKLEELGLNYAKEVLEGMRRIEIDVEEDIVNEIVKLFPNVKIDKSTTNSIELLPKSFKSEIVKIIIEKKIEPKKALLEVLNTLKHRRI; translated from the coding sequence ATGAAAATCTTTATCTGGCTTAATGAGGAAATGAGTAAGAAATTAGAGGAGTTGGGTTTAAATTATGCCAAAGAAGTGTTGGAAGGAATGAGGAGAATAGAGATTGATGTTGAGGAAGATATTGTTAACGAGATAGTTAAGCTATTTCCTAATGTAAAAATAGACAAATCTACTACTAATTCCATAGAGCTATTACCTAAGAGTTTTAAGAGTGAAATAGTCAAAATAATTATAGAAAAGAAAATTGAACCTAAGAAAGCATTACTTGAAGTATTAAATACACTTAAACATAGACGAATATAA
- a CDS encoding haloacid dehalogenase type II encodes MIILAFDIFGTVLDTSTVIQEFRNKQLEYTWLLTIMGKYVEFEEITKITLRYILKVRGEESKFDEELNKWKNLKAYEDTKYLKEISEIAEVYALSNGSINEVKQHLERNGLLRYFKGIFSAESVKEYKPSPKVYKYFLDSIGAKEAFLVSSNAFDVIGAKNAGMRSIFVNRKNTIVDPIGGKPDVIVNDFKELYEWILRYK; translated from the coding sequence GTGATCATTCTAGCATTTGATATCTTCGGAACAGTTCTTGATACATCTACGGTAATTCAAGAGTTTAGGAATAAGCAATTAGAGTATACATGGTTACTTACAATAATGGGGAAATATGTGGAATTTGAGGAAATAACAAAGATTACTTTAAGATACATCTTAAAGGTAAGAGGCGAAGAGAGCAAATTTGATGAGGAGTTAAATAAGTGGAAGAATCTTAAAGCTTATGAAGATACTAAATATTTAAAGGAAATATCTGAGATAGCCGAGGTCTACGCGTTATCTAACGGGTCTATAAATGAGGTTAAACAACATTTAGAGCGCAATGGTTTGTTAAGATATTTTAAGGGCATATTTAGTGCAGAAAGTGTTAAAGAATATAAACCTTCACCTAAAGTATACAAATATTTCCTAGACTCGATAGGAGCTAAAGAAGCATTCTTAGTTTCATCAAATGCATTTGACGTCATAGGAGCTAAAAACGCGGGTATGAGGAGTATATTCGTAAATAGGAAGAATACAATAGTCGATCCTATAGGTGGCAAACCTGATGTTATAGTAAATGACTTCAAAGAGTTATATGAATGGATTTTGCGATATAAGTGA
- a CDS encoding ATP-binding protein, with product MNEIKQVLVDQKVRLERKFEKERIIERDTPNLKKYLSQPNVLAILGVRRSGKSTLAEMLLRGENFGYINFDDDRLAGIKVEDLHKLEKAIYELFGEVEYFLFDEIHNVDGWELFVSRLREEGKKIVITGSNSKMLSGELATTLTGRHINFTLFPFSFSEYLRFKGVRIEKVKNTYTTSSEGIIKRELENYMREGGFPEVLKISEDFIFTIFSDIVYKDIVQRLKIKRIELFRSFAVNIIKYFSNEVSLSRLSKTLKLSNNTVEEWFNGLINAYIIITSERFTGKPREGMTSPKKVYVIDPGFISSIALDNSKGRIMENLVALQLSRMGEKLFYVKGNNYEIDFLVRDKAIQVTYASGKDEIPKREIEGLNKIKARKKIVITWDYEDEMQEIKFVPIWKFLLNTQEYF from the coding sequence GTGAATGAAATAAAACAAGTGCTTGTAGACCAGAAAGTAAGATTAGAAAGAAAATTTGAAAAGGAAAGAATTATAGAGAGAGATACTCCAAATTTGAAAAAATATCTTTCTCAGCCTAACGTTTTAGCAATACTTGGCGTTAGAAGGAGTGGTAAATCAACATTAGCTGAAATGTTATTAAGAGGAGAAAATTTCGGATATATAAACTTTGACGACGATAGATTGGCAGGAATAAAAGTTGAGGATTTACACAAGTTGGAAAAAGCTATTTATGAGTTATTTGGAGAAGTTGAGTACTTTCTATTCGACGAAATTCATAACGTAGATGGCTGGGAATTATTCGTGAGTAGATTAAGGGAAGAAGGTAAAAAAATAGTCATAACTGGAAGTAATTCAAAAATGCTCTCTGGCGAATTGGCAACTACATTAACTGGAAGGCACATAAACTTTACTTTATTTCCCTTCTCTTTTTCGGAGTATTTGAGATTTAAGGGGGTTAGAATTGAAAAAGTAAAGAATACATATACTACTTCCTCGGAAGGCATAATCAAAAGGGAATTAGAAAATTACATGAGAGAAGGAGGTTTCCCAGAAGTATTGAAAATCTCTGAAGACTTCATTTTCACAATATTTTCGGATATAGTTTATAAAGACATTGTGCAAAGATTAAAAATAAAAAGAATTGAATTATTCAGATCATTTGCAGTAAATATTATAAAATATTTCTCTAATGAAGTCTCATTATCAAGATTGTCTAAAACACTTAAACTTAGCAATAATACTGTTGAAGAGTGGTTCAACGGTCTTATAAATGCTTATATAATAATAACGTCTGAAAGGTTTACTGGTAAGCCAAGAGAAGGTATGACATCACCAAAGAAAGTTTACGTAATAGACCCGGGTTTTATATCTTCAATTGCTTTAGATAACTCTAAAGGTAGGATAATGGAAAATTTAGTTGCATTACAACTATCTAGAATGGGAGAAAAACTATTTTATGTAAAGGGTAATAATTATGAAATAGATTTTCTAGTAAGGGATAAGGCAATCCAAGTTACTTATGCTTCTGGGAAGGATGAAATACCTAAGAGAGAGATTGAAGGATTAAATAAGATAAAGGCGAGAAAAAAGATTGTGATAACTTGGGACTATGAGGATGAAATGCAAGAAATAAAATTTGTACCAATATGGAAATTTTTACTAAATACACAAGAGTATTTTTAA
- a CDS encoding mandelate racemase/muconate lactonizing enzyme family protein gives MTKISDVEAILLGKEITSAKWASLMVLVRVVTTDGRIGYGETVTALRANAVVDLVKKINKVMKGKDVFDLEKNKMEWYKQDFNMSISLESTTAYSAFDIASWDIIGKEFGVPIYKLLGGKYRDRIKLYANGWYQNAVTPEDFAEKAKEVVKRGYKALKFDPFGSYFHFIDKKGLKEAEERVKAVREAVGDDVDILIEHHGRFNVDSAIEIAKILEKYNPLFVEEPVHPEDVEGLRKYRSFTKLKIALGERIITKTQALEFMKEGLVDYLQIDLYRIGGVTEAKKVVGIAEAFDVLMAFHNAQGPILNAVTLQLDTVIPNFLIQESFYEWFPSWKRELIRDSTPVENGEALVPEKPGIGVDFNEKMIEELRVKEEVFEPGEPLWVVKGTWKDY, from the coding sequence ATGACAAAAATTTCTGATGTAGAAGCCATCTTATTAGGTAAGGAAATAACTAGTGCAAAATGGGCATCATTAATGGTCTTGGTAAGAGTTGTTACAACGGATGGAAGGATTGGTTATGGGGAGACGGTAACAGCTTTAAGAGCTAATGCTGTAGTCGATTTAGTAAAAAAGATTAATAAGGTTATGAAAGGAAAAGACGTATTTGACTTAGAGAAAAACAAGATGGAGTGGTACAAGCAGGATTTTAACATGTCTATCTCACTAGAATCAACAACAGCTTACAGTGCATTTGATATAGCATCATGGGATATAATTGGGAAGGAGTTCGGAGTACCTATTTATAAACTCTTAGGTGGGAAATATAGGGATAGGATAAAACTTTATGCTAATGGTTGGTACCAAAATGCCGTAACCCCAGAGGATTTTGCTGAGAAAGCTAAAGAAGTTGTTAAACGTGGTTACAAAGCGTTAAAATTTGACCCTTTTGGCTCATATTTTCACTTTATAGATAAAAAAGGTTTGAAAGAGGCTGAAGAGAGAGTTAAAGCTGTTAGGGAAGCCGTTGGTGATGATGTTGATATTCTTATTGAGCATCACGGTAGATTTAATGTAGATAGTGCCATTGAGATAGCTAAAATTCTTGAAAAGTATAACCCCTTATTCGTTGAAGAACCCGTACACCCAGAAGATGTTGAGGGGTTAAGAAAATATAGGTCTTTTACTAAGCTTAAAATTGCACTAGGTGAAAGGATAATTACAAAGACTCAAGCGTTAGAGTTTATGAAGGAGGGACTTGTTGATTATTTACAGATAGACTTATACAGAATAGGTGGCGTTACTGAGGCTAAGAAGGTTGTAGGAATTGCTGAAGCTTTTGATGTATTAATGGCTTTCCATAATGCTCAAGGACCAATATTAAATGCTGTAACTTTACAATTAGATACTGTAATACCAAACTTTTTAATTCAAGAATCTTTCTACGAATGGTTCCCTTCATGGAAAAGAGAATTAATAAGGGATAGTACTCCAGTAGAAAATGGTGAAGCCTTAGTGCCAGAGAAGCCTGGAATTGGAGTTGATTTCAACGAGAAAATGATAGAAGAGTTAAGGGTTAAAGAGGAGGTTTTTGAACCTGGCGAACCATTATGGGTAGTAAAAGGAACTTGGAAAGATTATTAA
- a CDS encoding NAD(P)/FAD-dependent oxidoreductase — translation MKVVILGGGFAGISAKLSYPNSILIDENDFVVNTPKLVEVIENVDLEISHALIHRKVDLKAKVLKVDFKEKEVITTEGKVKFDKLIISLGYEQDLSKIKGAEKYAIGFTIQNIEKIRKFREGSTVTILGGGALGIELAGALKKRGFNVNLIEAEKRLVPYLSSNFSTEVQKALEELGVNIILNGKVDEVKENEVITSQGVIKTDYTIFSAGFSGPKIIKELGLTNKNNRMLVDEYLRSVDYDFVYGAGDCANFKNGFIPQSAQVASQAGSVAIKNAVEDDNIVFKPNQKAIVLKVGDEYIGLFKDSVIKGALSKLVKIYAINSFENKISRLNTLPFHYLQI, via the coding sequence ATGAAAGTTGTAATCTTAGGCGGAGGATTTGCTGGAATATCAGCTAAATTATCTTATCCTAACTCAATACTAATAGATGAAAATGATTTCGTAGTTAATACTCCTAAATTGGTTGAAGTTATAGAGAATGTTGACTTAGAAATTTCTCATGCATTAATTCATAGAAAGGTCGATCTTAAGGCTAAGGTTTTAAAGGTAGATTTTAAGGAGAAAGAAGTTATTACGACTGAAGGAAAGGTTAAGTTTGACAAATTAATAATATCCTTAGGTTATGAGCAAGACCTAAGTAAGATAAAGGGAGCTGAGAAGTATGCAATTGGATTTACCATACAAAACATAGAGAAAATAAGAAAATTTAGAGAGGGGTCAACTGTAACTATACTCGGAGGAGGTGCTTTAGGCATCGAATTGGCTGGGGCTTTGAAGAAGAGGGGTTTTAACGTTAATCTGATAGAAGCAGAAAAGAGATTAGTACCTTATTTATCCTCTAACTTTTCTACAGAAGTACAGAAGGCTTTAGAGGAATTAGGGGTAAACATTATCTTAAATGGGAAAGTTGATGAGGTTAAGGAAAACGAAGTTATTACGAGCCAAGGAGTAATAAAGACAGACTATACAATATTTTCAGCCGGATTTAGTGGTCCTAAGATAATAAAAGAACTAGGATTAACAAATAAGAATAATAGAATGTTAGTTGATGAGTATTTAAGGTCTGTTGATTATGATTTTGTTTATGGTGCAGGAGATTGTGCGAATTTTAAGAACGGTTTTATTCCTCAATCAGCCCAAGTAGCTTCTCAAGCTGGAAGTGTAGCAATAAAGAATGCTGTAGAAGATGATAATATCGTTTTCAAACCCAATCAAAAGGCTATAGTTTTAAAAGTTGGTGATGAATATATAGGATTATTCAAGGATAGCGTTATAAAGGGTGCTTTATCGAAATTGGTGAAGATTTATGCGATAAATAGTTTTGAAAATAAAATCTCTAGACTAAACACTCTGCCTTTTCATTATCTTCAAATCTAG
- a CDS encoding CaiB/BaiF CoA transferase family protein has protein sequence MYRVIELGHVIAAPFAGEILRHLGFEVIKVETLQGDLSRKDDVLGDSMFIFNNRGKKSISIDLKKEKGKEIFLKLVKNSDVLIENLSPYAMDRLGLSDEVIFSANPSLVYCSLKGYPKGKYENLPAFGTIIEAESGVMDANGKARLPASITDMNASTYCVITILWALLMKKPGHYRVDIIQSNAVWLGYYLIAYQKLGKLFEGGSDELPFWAPYELFKSSEGREFYLAVNDNLKFEKLCKALGLVSLLNDERFKNNADRVKNRKILHEILQQKFSSMSLDEIIETLRNNDIPVGKLNSVKDLISSEGLVEWEMLKNIMIPKLPLPGSLNNQNVPNLGEDTLHILKELGYSDGEIEKMIKEKIIEFNI, from the coding sequence ATGTATAGAGTTATTGAATTAGGGCATGTTATCGCAGCACCTTTTGCTGGAGAAATTTTACGGCATTTAGGATTTGAGGTAATAAAAGTAGAAACGTTACAAGGCGATTTAAGTAGAAAAGACGATGTATTGGGAGATTCTATGTTTATTTTCAATAATAGGGGTAAAAAATCAATTTCTATAGATTTAAAAAAGGAAAAAGGAAAGGAGATTTTTCTGAAGTTAGTTAAGAATTCTGACGTTCTAATAGAGAACTTATCTCCTTATGCTATGGATAGATTAGGACTATCAGATGAGGTTATATTTTCTGCTAATCCCTCACTCGTATATTGTTCCTTGAAAGGATATCCTAAGGGAAAATACGAGAACTTGCCTGCTTTCGGTACTATAATTGAGGCTGAAAGTGGGGTAATGGATGCAAATGGTAAAGCTAGATTGCCTGCTTCAATAACAGACATGAACGCTTCTACATACTGTGTAATCACAATCTTATGGGCATTACTTATGAAGAAGCCTGGGCATTATAGAGTTGATATAATTCAAAGTAATGCCGTTTGGTTAGGTTATTATCTTATAGCATATCAAAAGTTAGGTAAGCTATTTGAAGGAGGAAGCGATGAATTACCCTTCTGGGCTCCATACGAGTTATTCAAGAGTTCTGAAGGAAGAGAATTTTACTTAGCAGTAAATGACAATTTAAAGTTTGAGAAGCTTTGCAAAGCGTTAGGATTAGTTAGTCTCTTAAATGATGAAAGGTTTAAGAATAATGCAGATAGAGTGAAGAATAGAAAAATCCTTCATGAAATATTGCAACAGAAATTTAGTTCAATGAGTTTAGATGAAATAATAGAGACTCTGCGTAACAACGATATTCCGGTAGGTAAACTAAATAGTGTGAAGGATCTAATTAGTAGTGAGGGATTAGTAGAGTGGGAGATGCTTAAGAACATTATGATACCAAAGCTTCCCTTACCCGGATCTTTAAATAATCAAAATGTACCAAATTTAGGTGAAGACACTTTACACATATTGAAGGAGTTAGGATATTCAGATGGCGAGATAGAAAAGATGATTAAGGAAAAAATAATTGAGTTTAATATTTAG